The following DNA comes from Augochlora pura isolate Apur16 chromosome 6, APUR_v2.2.1, whole genome shotgun sequence.
atcAGAAAGAATACTATTTAAAACCATGGAAGAAGAAAGTATGATTGTATTCACTGGCAGATGTAACTGAGGCAAGAAATCACAGAATTAGTAACTCCTGTTATAGccaaatttacaaaaatataaaaaatatgataatattaaagtaatgaaaaaaattatatggaaGTTGATAATAGTCAAGGActaatcatataataaatgtgaacttGCAAAAACTAGAGAACGGAGGACATATTCTTATAGCTTGCCCTATTTATAAGGAAATTCGACCATCCTCGCCAAAATATAACAACTTCAACTGCTAATAATGAAAAACGAAAGGTAGCTATAGGAAAGCTAGCATGAAGTTGAGAGTTTTCTGCATGGAAAAGTGAAACAAGAAACCAATAAAGTATGGTGCAATTAACGTCGGGAATcagatagaaataaatactacCAAGTTAAGTTACATTAGAAATATCAGAGATTTGAGGTTTACGACTTGGCATTATACCAATTTCCAAGGaagtatttagtatttttgaTGCCCAGATGAAGTGAGCTAGAAAGCTTGTAAAACGTCAGGGAAATAATTCCACCGACATGCGGCTTACATCCGAAAGTCTCAACAATAAAAACTgcatattagaaataattctaaGTACGTGCAATACTATTATGTGCCAAGGATTGTAATAGGTCTATGGCCTCAAAgcaataagtaaataaaatttaatttaatgttaccTATCAATGTTTGTGCGTATAGATAATTCATCACATTATTCAAAAAAAAGtttgttgtaaataaaagaaaaaatattatggaaAATTTCTTATCTTGTTATAATTGTAAGAGTTAACAAATATGATGATTACCCACTTATAATCTTCTTTAAATGActttataatttgaattaaattgtttaaataacttACGAACCTACATATTTTGCTTGTTTGTAAAGATTATGTTTGGTAAAAGTAAAAGAGCTAGAACGTGCTATTGGTGGTTCATgtccaacaattttttgtagAGTAGATTTTATAGCATTTTGCAAAGCATGTAGCCATTCATTACGCTTGCAGGGTGTTTCAGTATACAAAACAAATGTATCTTCTGGGGCTTTTACTAATATAGCATTCTGAAATCATAAATCTTATCAATGTAAACAGAATTGAATGCTTTGAAATCTAGTTGTACTTACCTGCACTGTTTCAGAATCTGGTAAAATTGCTACCCATAAGGTTTTAAGTGGATAAATTGTATGAGTTGTTCCAGTAACATGAATGAATATGTCAGTCAACAAAGCAAACCAATGAGTGGAAAAGAATCTAGAATTAGACATTGCTATGGGATGTGTTCTTGATTCTCTTATAAGTCTCCTATTAGGAGATCTTAAAATTTCTCCCAATTTACCAGAACTATCCCAAAACAACTTAGTTGCTATAGCTTCCTTTTGTCGCCTTTCTTGTTCTTCACATATTTGTTCCCATTTTATTAGAGCATCTTGAAGTCGTTCTACACCCATTCCTGCATCACTACATGTTATCAGATTCtgaatcatatttttatatctgtatatacataatatttattaatacataaagATAGAAGTAATGTATCTCGATGTaagtaatttacatttataaatattcaccTTTTCATATTATCCAATGGATACTTTAATGCCATATCaaattcattttgaaaattttttttttctatactttTCCATTTGTcagcaaataaatttgttatcaCTCGTGgtacttcaattatttttgcgaTGTATGTAAAGCCATTTAGGCAAATTACATCACATATTGcatttaagtaatatttatacacaGTGATATATTCGTCAACATTAGCAACAGCTACTACTTCATATGCTTCACCAATGTGATTGAAATAGTTCCATAGACTAATGACATTTAATACAGTGAAACTTAGTAGTTCTGTATAACATTTACATAATGTTTCATAAACATTCAATTCTTGCATAGCACCTCCCTTCTTTTGCAATggtttgattaaatttttaaagataatcAATAtcttttccaaataaatttgatCATCTATCAAATcttgagaaatatttctttcagttTCATTTATCACAGAACAACAGCTATATTCTCCTGAACCAAATATATCAGTTACACTATAATCATcacatatttcaatatcaagATGAAACATGTCTCCAATTTTACTGAAATCgtcataataaatttgaattaataaatagaactaTATTACTAGTGTAGCTTACAATCGAATTATCATGAAATTACCTTGActttccaataaaatataaaccatGATGCATCAAGATCAAACTATGATAGCTGCCAGAGGCTATATCTTTTGCTCTTTCAGTTGATGataaattagtagaaaataattgaggTGCACTTTGACAAGTATTTGACTCTAATGTCACttgtttacaattatttcttcccCAAGCAAAGGCTCTTCCATCCAATGTTAAAGCCAGAATGTGATATGCACCACacgtaatttttctaagaCCAACATTGCTTAGTTTTGCAACTAGAATAGGTCGTAAGCGATTTATAGTATCTCCTGTTCCTAATTGTCCAAATTCAATATCACCCCATGTCCATAGTTCTGTTGACAAAATGTTACTACCCGCATCTGTTAATGTATTaatcttttcatttaaatctTGTTGAGATAATTCATGCTCTGAAGTGCCATTACTTGATGACCATGGAAATTCTTCACATCGTAAACTTAATATTGAACTATTATTGGCATGTTCTGAACATTCTTCTCCCTGTTCTATTATATGTTCAccaatatcaatttttaattcattaatgtcTGAACTTCCACTCATATGTTTAGATAATGTAACAACTTTATCACCTACATTTTTTACACCTTCGTATACCAAATTAGCTACGTTAGAAACATTTTGTTTGATTAGTCCTGTTggtgtttcaatattttccatagGTGTGTCTTCTTTAATGCTTCCATAAGAAGAAACCCAGGATAATTGTTTAGTTAGAAACTGTTTTGCAGCttctgtttttataaaaataacatttttttttgcttCTTTATCAGAGTTTGTAGTACTATTAGAACTTTTTTCTTCATTCCCACCTATCTTAgaaatttgttctattttaatagCATCAGTAGGAGATGCCAAATCATATTCTTTACTAGTAACTGATAAAGCACTAGTAGAGATGGTTGAGTGTCCATCGCTAAAATGTTGGGCATATAATCCAGCTGGACAAGTATCTGATGATGTCATACTTGTATCCCTTAATAACATAGTATCAAGACATTGAGGACATGAatcaataaaaacattttcttttaaatcacCTTCACTATCAGAATCATCTTTTACAGCTTTCAGTGATTTCTTTGCAGCGActacattgaaattaaaaccACATGAAACAGTGGAAATGGTTCTACCCTCGAAAAATTTAACCTTTTTAGGCTCTATGCTATTAATATCTATCTGTGGCTGATTGCCACTAGCCCAAAGTTCACCTTCTtgagttataaataatgctGCTTGATCATTCACTGCTATCGAAGTTATTGtaagaaatacaatttcttgTTCACatctgtaataatattaatgattctgaTATGCATATATATCATTCTAATCTGTATTCTATagataaagaataaaagagtaaataaaaatttgaatcatACCCATGGCTACATTTGACTTCTTCTTTTAGAATTATCGTTTCTATCACACTCATATCTTGaggatttattttcaaaacgtATCCATTGGTatctacaataaataaatgctccGAATTGGATGCTATGTCAACCACATCAAATGGAGcagttttgaaaattaatgttggAGCATTGTTACCCACAACTGACACTTCTCcatgatataaattatttgaggtagttattacaaaaatatgatCTTTAATAGAAACCAATTTGCAAATAATGCCATTAGGTTTGTCACTAAATGTGaatgatattttatcaataccTCTCCATAGTTGCATATGTTTTTGCATTTTGTGAAGTATTTGATAAACTAGTTTTCATAACATATCTTATAAGATAATAATGTTAGTCAACAACGTTTTTGTCATGTAATTTGTGACTGACTTTGTTCCAATAAAGATTGTAGTATTTGCActaaatagaatttacatACTGAcatgattaaattaatgacTTCCTTGTTATAGTTTATTGGTTAACtatgtgaaaattattcggCAGCTCGAACTGACACTTGACAATCGATATGTACATAGTGCCTATATTCATAAACGGCATTCAGGGACTTCACATCAGCAACCAGTGTTGTAAGATTTGTAGAAACTCCGTCTCGGTGCATTCAACAAAGGAGCGACGAACTTTTCGTAACATGGCGAAAGTAAGCAGACTAAAGTAAAGAGTACTACTCTTACGCACTTCTAAGCAGCAGCTTGATCCGTTAGCGAGGatcaatatagaaatttttattgctctgattggctgaAGCCTCTCCGCTGAGACAGAATCGACTGCGGATTGGATACGTAGTAAGACACTAGGAATGTATCCGCCAACATAGGGAGTAAGAAAAGCGTACAGGAGTAATATATcccaattattttgtaaatattgttacgcgTTTTCTGCGAACGCCGCGGCATCACGTTTATCTAATACAGGAAGCACAACTTTTAACAATGAACAACTGTAACAGAATGTAACGGCTTAATCGATCAGTTAACTGACTAGTTCGCTCGGCAGACAGATTTCTATTCCGTCTTTTTAACTGACTGTCGATTCAACGCTTCCGTGACAACCCCAAACTTCTTATATTTCCTTAAGGGTTGTTCACCGTGAAgtagaatttttcattacagCGACTCCACATGAGCAACCACCGTaacaatataatgaaaatttgtttgaaaaagtCTTTTAAATTACGTCGCGATACAGTTACTTCTAATTCATTCGTCGCACTAAACGTCCAAGGAGTTTTACATGACGGAACAAAAAAATCAGatcaatacaatttaattatatgtatattgtataatattcttacaaatatttgggttacatatattaatatttccttcATCGACCAAACCTTGAAAGTCTTTACCAGATTGCGAGCTTCTCGATGACGTTTTTAACAAGTTCGCTTGTGACTGTTCTTTAGAAGATTGCTACGCTTCTTATTCCTAAATGTAACGTAACAACCAGcagtataaattttaattagacaaAATATCCAAACAGTgtcgtaaaaaataaaaagatccgCAAAAGAAAGGAGTTTAACAGCGATACCCTTTACGGTTTTTTTTACTGGAAGAAGAGCGAACAAACCAGTTCCGCGTGTCAACACATTCTAATGTGAACTGACAGCGATCTCCACTGGTTTTTAAGAACCAATGACAGAGATGATATTATGTTGACCACGAACGCAACTTATACCTTACAAGTACGTTTGCGTTCTCCCGTTAAACCCACTGATTTTGTGTTCTAATTAATTTGcttatatacaaatacatCGTATCGCGACAATTAGCGAGAACTCGACGTGTGGAGCCCTCTATGAAGAAATGTTTGGATTAAAACTGAGATATCCTAAATAGTTTCCCGATGTAAATGTTTACTGATATTATTTCTGGTAAATTTGTCGATGATTTTGCTCGcttatttataaacgaaaaatcAGTAAACAATTGACAACAATCGCTGAATcaactttttcgaaattagCGAGCGAATCGTGGTTTGCTCGAAATGGATCTATGAATTATGCTACCGGTATTCATAATTTGAATTGCGCAAACTTAAGGTTGTTTATGACATAGATAATACATTTTAGAAATTCGGCAAACGATGCACGGTTTTAGAGATCATAGCGAGCTTTTAACGGAATCTGCAAGTATTAGTCGTAAAAAAGGCACGCCAAGTTTCTGAAAGGGGAGGAACTTCGAAAAATGAATGGTACAGTATCTGTGCAGAGGATAATTATCTTTTTGCTACGCAAAGATGAAGTGAAGTTATAGcgacttataaaatatttaggcACATCTAACGTTGTTATTCATTTCCAGAAGACATCAACATAGATATTACCCAAACATTTGTATCCTTTGAACAAAGCATTAGATAACGATATGGTCGAGGATATcctcttaaacaattttaaagtcGTTGTAATATAACGTTTGAAGTGCACCAGCCAATTATGTTACAAATGACAATTACAATCTTATACCCAATAACTTAACgtaacgaaatattttcatgaaatattctgtattatgaatttcattagaaatatGCTATATAGTTAAATgaaagcaattattttcgaataattcaagtaatttgTCATATAAAGGCAGTCTgttcatatttctttttagtatTTGTGTCCAATAagttaaattcttaaaaattcattatcaaCAACTTAGTTATTTTGCTTTGTATACAATCGTGAGACGTTTTCAAATGTTTGTATTCAATACCTTCTGTTACGAGCACATAATTTGCGTACTGTTATGGGGTACCCCAAACATTTATCGTAAGTCACCGATTAGGCTGACCTGTGTGTCATTTTCGCCAAAACATTGCGTCACCAAAAGCATGAGTCATGCTTTACCCCCTTTTCAGCCTAGAAACTACATCGGGTCTAGGTGACCAAAGTCCGATGACTCCTATTGTGCGAGGGTAGAAAAGTGCATGTTTCGCCAAAGTTTTTTGTAAAACCCCGTTTGTGGCTTATTCCGATCAAAAACTCTAACCATCCAGCAGGGAAGACTATGGAGTCTCGAGcgttccttttccttctcctcACGGCATAACAGaggtatatatttttgtaaaatgtcaaATAATCGGGAATCAGGAACTAGCAGTACGCTATCTGTGGAGGAACAACTGAAGAAACTCGAATCAGATTATGCAGAATTATTAAGAGTATATGAgataagagaaaaaagaatgaGCGATTTAATATGTACCAAACGTGACGATAGGGCCGAGGAATATGAATCGGATCATTCACAGACTTTGGAAACGcgtagaagaatttttatcagGGACGCCAAAAACACTAAGCGAGCTATGAAAATGATAGGCGAATTCGACGGGTTCAATAGGCCGGTTGAAGNNNNNNNNNNNNNNNNNNNNNNNNNNNNNNNNNNNNNNNNNNNNNNNNNNNNNNNNNNNNNNNNNNNNNNNNNNNNNNNNNNNNNNNNNNNNNNNNNNNNNNNNNNNNNNNNNNNNNNNNNNNNNNNNNNNNNNNNNNNNNNNNNNNNNNNNNNNNNNNNNNNNNNNNNNNNNNNNNNNNNNNNNNNNNNNNNNNNNNNNNNNNNNNNNNNNNNNNNNNNNNNNNNNNNNNNNNNNNNNNNNNNNNNNNNNNNNNNNNNNNNNNNNNNNNNNNNNNNNNNNNNNNNNNNNNNNNNNNNNNNNNNNNNNNNNNNNNNNNNNNNNNNNNNNNNNNNNNNNNNNNNNNNNNNNNNNNNNNNNNNNNNNNNNNNNNNNNNNNNNNNNNNNNNNNNNNNNNNNNNNNNNNNNNNNNNNNNNNNNNNNNNNNNNNNNNNNNNNNNNNNNNNNNNNNNNNNNNNNNNNNNNNNNNNNNNNNNNNNNNNNNNNNNNNNNNNNNNNNNNTAATtgtgaataaaatgttaacaaagaCTTCATCGGCAAGGCGAACCCTTCGCAACATTATGTTGTATAGCACTTATATCCTATTACATTCCCTTATATGTTCTTCTATCTatcttacatccttggatcTCATGTTGTGTCTCACTTACGTCCACTTACATCCCCtcatatcctcttctatctttcttatatccttggatctAATGTTCTATTTCCCTTTAATCTTaggatattatgttatatctcGCTTATATCCCATTACATCCCCTTATATCTTCTTCTATCTACTtcatatccttggatatcattttttatctcacttatatcaaCGTACATCCCCtcatatcctcttctatctttcttatatccgtggatattatgatgtatctcacttatagcCTACTGCATCCACTTATATCTTTTTCTATCTATCTTCTATCCTTGGATGTCACTttgtttctcacttatatccacatACATCCCCTCATATCCTGTTATATCTATCTTATAtcattggatattatgttgaatttaacttatatccacttacaTGCCCTCATATCCTGTTCTATCTTccttatatatattttaggcTCAATTACGCACGAAAATGTCGTTTCACCTCGTGATATCGCTCATTCTTCAGGTGttacattgaaattcaatgaaaactaATATTTTCCACAAGAAAATACTATCCAATCAGTTGGTTCTTTCATTGCAACAGAGAAATCTAAACATTCGTCCATTTTCTTCACTAAATATGACgttttaggcttgattatgcaTGGAAACAACGTTTCAGCTCGTGATAtcgctgtttctgcaggtgatacgttgaaattcaatgaaaacaaatattttgcacCGGAAAATACGATCGACTCAGTTGGtaattacattgcagcagagaaatctcaacattcgtcCGTATTCTTCACTAAATATGACggtttaggcttgattatgcaTGAAAACGACGTTTGCGCTCGTGACATCGCTGATTCTGCAGCAAGAAGATTGGCAGAGAAATGTCTGAAAATGCGAACGCCCTCTGCGCAACTCGTTAGAGAATTCTCAATCTGTTTGTACGCAAATGGGGTTGTTGAATTTTGTGACAGCGCAGCCGGGCGGTCGC
Coding sequences within:
- the Als2 gene encoding amyotrophic lateral sclerosis 2 isoform X3, producing the protein MSVIETIILKEEVKCSHGCEQEIVFLTITSIAVNDQAALFITQEGELWASGNQPQIDINSIEPKKVKFFEGRTISTVSCGFNFNVVAAKKSLKAVKDDSDSEGDLKENVFIDSCPQCLDTMLLRDTSMTSSDTCPAGLYAQHFSDGHSTISTSALSVTSKEYDLASPTDAIKIEQISKIGGNEEKSSNSTTNSDKEAKKNVIFIKTEAAKQFLTKQLSWVSSYGSIKEDTPMENIETPTGLIKQNVSNVANLVYEGVKNVGDKVVTLSKHMSGSSDINELKIDIGEHIIEQGEECSEHANNSSILSLRCEEFPWSSSNGTSEHELSQQDLNEKINTLTDAGSNILSTELWTWGDIEFGQLGTGDTINRLRPILVAKLSNVGLRKITCGAYHILALTLDGRAFAWGRNNCKQVTLESNTCQSAPQLFSTNLSSTERAKDIASGSYHSLILMHHGLYFIGKSSKIGDMFHLDIEICDDYSVTDIFGSGEYSCCSVINETERNISQDLIDDQIYLEKILIIFKNLIKPLQKKGGAMQELNVYETLCKCYTELLSFTVLNVISLWNYFNHIGEAYEVVAVANVDEYITVYKYYLNAICDVICLNGFTYIAKIIEVPRVITNLFADKWKSIEKKNFQNEFDMALKYPLDNMKRYKNMIQNLITCSDAGMGVERLQDALIKWEQICEEQERRQKEAIATKLFWDSSGKLGEILRSPNRRLIRESRTHPIAMSNSRFFSTHWFALLTDIFIHVTGTTHTIYPLKTLWVAILPDSETVQNAILVKAPEDTFVLYTETPCKRNEWLHALQNAIKSTLQKIVGHEPPIARSSSFTFTKHNLYKQAKYVGNWLNGKPHGFGKLDWPDGRVYTGQFYKGVFHGTGKMEIPAHSTYDGQWKDGQQTGYGTLKYSNGDFYEGYFKDGLPHGHGIKKEGYFTSCVASVYIGEWEAGVKQGYGIMDDIVAGEKYLGSWSNDMKHGSGAIVTLDGIYYEGVFTQDALTGHGVMIFEDGTHYEGEFKSAGVFCGKGTLTFRNGEQLEGHINGVWSEGIQVVATLHLSSRDEHVQTNSKPSSFGKLCVPPDQKWKAIFKQCYQQLGIAEADSKTTNVDKYLKAQDAWQNVASIMTKSCQKILRKNRVSLHASITNDTNDKITDELNKIPSFREKKLTYENYKNIYTYLTKAFECQHHPLGILFTNISTVYTTAYGGVRVHPLLLEHAISELHSITLRIYEIITLLFPTLPPNGTEIFLEAENGEGETIDMISIIHPIILPRVQSVLFILYDLYNAEEDKAYKKRLIKWNKQPDMTLMAFLDIDQKFWKNGHLINMTENGLQFQMKSCFNEAVEILQQLKTTFCPIEKLLVVKNTFEIMTQIAQREVGSTYLWTMDELFPVFCYVVIRASILKLGSEIRFIEDFMKPSLWNGEHGIMFTTLKASYYQILQEKMNEGD
- the Als2 gene encoding amyotrophic lateral sclerosis 2 isoform X2; protein product: MQKHMQLWRDTNGYVLKINPQDMSVIETIILKEEVKCSHGCEQEIVFLTITSIAVNDQAALFITQEGELWASGNQPQIDINSIEPKKVKFFEGRTISTVSCGFNFNVVAAKKSLKAVKDDSDSEGDLKENVFIDSCPQCLDTMLLRDTSMTSSDTCPAGLYAQHFSDGHSTISTSALSVTSKEYDLASPTDAIKIEQISKIGGNEEKSSNSTTNSDKEAKKNVIFIKTEAAKQFLTKQLSWVSSYGSIKEDTPMENIETPTGLIKQNVSNVANLVYEGVKNVGDKVVTLSKHMSGSSDINELKIDIGEHIIEQGEECSEHANNSSILSLRCEEFPWSSSNGTSEHELSQQDLNEKINTLTDAGSNILSTELWTWGDIEFGQLGTGDTINRLRPILVAKLSNVGLRKITCGAYHILALTLDGRAFAWGRNNCKQVTLESNTCQSAPQLFSTNLSSTERAKDIASGSYHSLILMHHGLYFIGKSSKIGDMFHLDIEICDDYSVTDIFGSGEYSCCSVINETERNISQDLIDDQIYLEKILIIFKNLIKPLQKKGGAMQELNVYETLCKCYTELLSFTVLNVISLWNYFNHIGEAYEVVAVANVDEYITVYKYYLNAICDVICLNGFTYIAKIIEVPRVITNLFADKWKSIEKKNFQNEFDMALKYPLDNMKRYKNMIQNLITCSDAGMGVERLQDALIKWEQICEEQERRQKEAIATKLFWDSSGKLGEILRSPNRRLIRESRTHPIAMSNSRFFSTHWFALLTDIFIHVTGTTHTIYPLKTLWVAILPDSETVQNAILVKAPEDTFVLYTETPCKRNEWLHALQNAIKSTLQKIVGHEPPIARSSSFTFTKHNLYKQAKYVGNWLNGKPHGFGKLDWPDGRVYTGQFYKGVFHGTGKMEIPAHSTYDGQWKDGQQTGYGTLKYSNGDFYEGYFKDGLPHGHGIKKEGYFTSCVASVYIGEWEAGVKQGYGIMDDIVAGEKYLGSWSNDMKHGSGAIVTLDGIYYEGVFTQDALTGHGVMIFEDGTHYEGEFKSAGVFCGKGTLTFRNGEQLEGHINGVWSEGIQVVATLHLSSRDEHVQTNSKPSSFGKLCVPPDQKWKAIFKQCYQQLGIAEADSKTTNVDKYLKAQDAWQNVASIMTKSCQKILRKNRVSLHASITNDTNDKITDELNKIPSFREKKLTYENYKNIYTYLTKAFECQHHPLGILFTNISTVYTTAYGGVRVHPLLLEHAISELHSITLRIYEIITLLFPTLPPNGTEIFLEAENGEGETIDMISIIHPIILPRVQSVLFILYDLYNAEEDKAYKKRLIKWNKQPDMTLMAFLDIDQKFWKNGHLINMTENGLQFQMKSCFNEAVEILQQLKTTFCPIEKLLVVKNTFEIMTQIAQREVGSTYLWTMDELFPVFCYVVIRASILKLGSEIRFIEDFMKPSLWNGEHGIMFTTLKASYYQILQEKMNEGD
- the Als2 gene encoding amyotrophic lateral sclerosis 2 isoform X1 gives rise to the protein MQKHMQLWRGIDKISFTFSDKPNGIICKLVSIKDHIFVITTSNNLYHGEVSVVGNNAPTLIFKTAPFDVVDIASNSEHLFIVDTNGYVLKINPQDMSVIETIILKEEVKCSHGCEQEIVFLTITSIAVNDQAALFITQEGELWASGNQPQIDINSIEPKKVKFFEGRTISTVSCGFNFNVVAAKKSLKAVKDDSDSEGDLKENVFIDSCPQCLDTMLLRDTSMTSSDTCPAGLYAQHFSDGHSTISTSALSVTSKEYDLASPTDAIKIEQISKIGGNEEKSSNSTTNSDKEAKKNVIFIKTEAAKQFLTKQLSWVSSYGSIKEDTPMENIETPTGLIKQNVSNVANLVYEGVKNVGDKVVTLSKHMSGSSDINELKIDIGEHIIEQGEECSEHANNSSILSLRCEEFPWSSSNGTSEHELSQQDLNEKINTLTDAGSNILSTELWTWGDIEFGQLGTGDTINRLRPILVAKLSNVGLRKITCGAYHILALTLDGRAFAWGRNNCKQVTLESNTCQSAPQLFSTNLSSTERAKDIASGSYHSLILMHHGLYFIGKSSKIGDMFHLDIEICDDYSVTDIFGSGEYSCCSVINETERNISQDLIDDQIYLEKILIIFKNLIKPLQKKGGAMQELNVYETLCKCYTELLSFTVLNVISLWNYFNHIGEAYEVVAVANVDEYITVYKYYLNAICDVICLNGFTYIAKIIEVPRVITNLFADKWKSIEKKNFQNEFDMALKYPLDNMKRYKNMIQNLITCSDAGMGVERLQDALIKWEQICEEQERRQKEAIATKLFWDSSGKLGEILRSPNRRLIRESRTHPIAMSNSRFFSTHWFALLTDIFIHVTGTTHTIYPLKTLWVAILPDSETVQNAILVKAPEDTFVLYTETPCKRNEWLHALQNAIKSTLQKIVGHEPPIARSSSFTFTKHNLYKQAKYVGNWLNGKPHGFGKLDWPDGRVYTGQFYKGVFHGTGKMEIPAHSTYDGQWKDGQQTGYGTLKYSNGDFYEGYFKDGLPHGHGIKKEGYFTSCVASVYIGEWEAGVKQGYGIMDDIVAGEKYLGSWSNDMKHGSGAIVTLDGIYYEGVFTQDALTGHGVMIFEDGTHYEGEFKSAGVFCGKGTLTFRNGEQLEGHINGVWSEGIQVVATLHLSSRDEHVQTNSKPSSFGKLCVPPDQKWKAIFKQCYQQLGIAEADSKTTNVDKYLKAQDAWQNVASIMTKSCQKILRKNRVSLHASITNDTNDKITDELNKIPSFREKKLTYENYKNIYTYLTKAFECQHHPLGILFTNISTVYTTAYGGVRVHPLLLEHAISELHSITLRIYEIITLLFPTLPPNGTEIFLEAENGEGETIDMISIIHPIILPRVQSVLFILYDLYNAEEDKAYKKRLIKWNKQPDMTLMAFLDIDQKFWKNGHLINMTENGLQFQMKSCFNEAVEILQQLKTTFCPIEKLLVVKNTFEIMTQIAQREVGSTYLWTMDELFPVFCYVVIRASILKLGSEIRFIEDFMKPSLWNGEHGIMFTTLKASYYQILQEKMNEGD